atatatatacaaacaggTTGTTTTGAAGCACAAAGCCAtgatgatgtgattggttaattCGAAAAAAGCCTTAGAAAAGTTGATGTTGAGATATGTATGATAGCCTAGTTTGTTTGAAAGGAAATAATATCTAAAGTTTGATATCATTCACCAAGAAAGTAGGTTTTATGCATATTTATTTTCCCTCTGGAATTTTACAATTACAATGGCCATAATTGTGCATTGAGAGGAATGTTGGAGAATAAAGCAAGAAAAGGAAATCCTATTACAAAAAAACCCACATCGATTAATGGTTGAGAAAAAAAGCTTGGCAAAGAGACTCTCAATAAGGATGGAATTTATTTCTCTAGAAGATGATCATGCAGTACTTTTTGTTAGAACCCATTGAGAAGTTTTACTGATTTTTGTGTTCTAGCCTTCCTTTTCCTTCAAGCTCCAATCCATGCGCAGAAGTACAATAATCCCACTGCCATTTGAGTCACTTTTCATAGAATAACTCAAATAGCCCCACTTTTCACACCATGAATAATATGCTTAAATGGTTTGTATTTGTGTTCCAACAAAATAGATGTTTGTTCCTGAAACATTGTCACTCCATAAACACATGATAAGTTCCATTGAAAATTTTGCAttgaaaggaaatgaagaactttatttcattaaactCTAAAATGCATACAAATTTCCAACAAGATTATGTAGTTTAGGCTTTACTGGAACAGTGAACACCATGAATAATACTTGCCcaatggtttttatttgttttcacttttcatattcttttttcttctcctttattttttttttactgttatCAATTATGAGACGCTAATGTTACCTTTTCCTCATTTCATCATGCATGTGCTTTTCCTTTAAAGTGTCAGAtcactttcttcattttatatgaTGGGGGAAGAGGAAGATGGAATGGCACCCAGACCCCCAACCATGGATTCGCAGTCATTAATGACATCCCAAAATACATTTGGAGATCCAAATGATGTCCCGGATGTGAGTGTGCATTTTCTtgccttttattgttttaaaaaagaacatGTGAAGATAACTTATTCCAATTTTGCAGCATAATTTGTACCCTCCAAATTCGAGTAATCCGGAGTACTTCCAACAACAATTTTCTGCATTCCCAGAGTCTTCAGAAAATGTTGGTTGTACATTTTCTGATGCTGCTGATggtattacacttaattttgctttcactttcatgaCACTAATATTGATTTGTAACTAAACCATCTCCTTTCTTCCATGTATAGAAATGTTATTTGACATAAATGAAGATTTAGAGGGTACCACTGTTATCCCGGATGATGAGGTACGGGTCGAAACACCAAGAGCCGGCATGGAATTTGTTAGTGAGAATGAGCTGATGGACTATTATAAGAAATATGCCAAGCAAGAGGGGTTTGGTGTAAGGACACAGAGGACTAAGAGAGATGACGAAGGGAGATCCGTGTATGTTACTATTGGTTGTGCCCGTGGCGGAAAATACCAACCTAAGAACATTAATATGTCGAAGCCACGTGCGACAACCAAAACGGATTGTAAAGCAAAGATAAATGCAACGTTGAACAAGAACGACAAATGGGTTATCACTACAGTTGAAAGTGCACACAACCACATTACGGTCAGCCCCAAGAAGACAAGACTCTTGCGATCTCACAGGCATCTAGATGAGCACAGTTAGAGGATCCTCGACCTCAATGATAGAGCCGGTATTAGAATGAACAAGAACTATTTATCTCTTGTCGTTGAGGCGGGTGGTTTTGAAAATCTAGAGTTTCAAGAGAGAGATTGTCGGAATTTCATTGACAAATCTAGACACTTAAGATTGGGTAAAGGAGGTGGTGATGCCCTGTATGACTATTTTCAAAGAATGAGAAAGCAGAATGACGGCTTCGTTTCTTCCAtggatgttgatgatgatggaAGGTTACGGAATGTTTTTTGGGCTGATGCCTGGAGTCTATCTGCCTATGAGTACTTCGGAGACGTTGTCACCTTCGATACGACGTACCTAACAAACCGATACGATATGCCTTTCGCTCCATTTGTTGGCGTTAACCATCATGGGCATTCCATACTACTAGGGGCGGGGTTGCTATCGAGCGAGGACACACAGTCATTTGTTTGGTTGTTCCGCACATGGTTGGATTGCATGAATGGTCAAGCGCCCAAAGCCATCATAACTGACCAAGACCGGGCAATGAAGAACGCAATCCAAATTGTATTTCCGGAGACCCGCCATAGATACTGTCTATGGCATATAATGCGCAAACTCCCAGAGAAGTTAGGATCTCATTCCCATTTCAGCACGGGATTGAAGACCTCAATTCAGTCAGCATTGTATGATTCTCAGACCTGCAGAGAATTTGAGGAGATGTGGGGTGAACTTCTTGATAAGTATGATCTTAGAGGTAATAATTGGCTCAACTCGTTATATGAGGAAAGGAGTTATTGGGTCCCCGTTTACTTGAAGGATGTATTTTGGGCGGATATGAGCACGACACAACGATCAGAAAGCATGAATGCTTTCTTCGATGGGTATGTCCATCTGGTACCACTTTGAAGGAATTCGTGGACCAATTTGATAATGCTTTAAGAAAGAAGGTGGAGGTAGAGACGACGGCTGATTTCAACTCTAGTAACCAAATGATCCCCTGCGTTTCCCCTTTCAATTTTGAGAAGCAGTTTCAGAAAGTATACACAAATGCAAAGTTTAAAGAGTTCCAAAAAGAGTTGATGGGCCTAATGTGTTGTAACTGCACACTGGTAACCAAGCAGGGGTGCATTTCAACCTTCGATATATTGGATGAAATATCTATTCATGACTGCAACAAAATTGTCCACTACACACTCTACTATAACGAAGAGGAATGTGAGTTAAATGCACGTGCGCATTGTTTGAGATGAGGGGAATTTTGTGTCGACATGCACTTAAAGTTTTGCATCTGTCCCGAATTAATGTGGTGCCAGATAGATATGTGTTGGATCGCTGGAGGAAGGACCAGAAGAGGACATACACATTGATCAAAAGTAGTTATGATGATGTGCGTGCCAGTGGAGATTCATGGAGATATGAGATGGTGGTTAAAAGATGCATGAAATTAGCAACAAAAATTTCCCCGAGTGATGAGCGAGTCAATGCATTCTTGAAGGTTGTGGATGACTTTGATTCAAGATGTAATGATGTAACCTTTGGGACGACATCCGAATCAACGGAAGTAGGACCGAATGTGGACACCGCGGACAAGGGTAAGAAGATATTAAGCCCCAATGTGGTCCGAGGGAAAGGAAGACCCCCAAGTAAAAGAAAGGTTCCCCCTGTGGAGAAGATTACAAGAAAGAGAAAGGTAGTTGCTGTTTTTTGTAAATCTCTATGTTAATCCCATAATTTAGCATTATTCACCACGGTTTTTCTATGTTAATGTAGGCCTGCAGGAAAATATTACATGATCAAACACAATTGGGTGACACCACGACATCTGAATTCATGGACCAATCTAATGATGGAGTTGGTGTTGGTGTTGGGACACAAACCAGCTCAGTCACACAATTAAATATATCAGGAAATCAGGAGGTCTTCGGAAATTGGTTACATGTGtatttgaagatattttttGTCCTTTAAGTTTTGACTTGTGTAAAGCTCAACTTCTTTTACAGCTCAGTTTCACTTCTTTCAGATATGCGGCGATAATTGATTTGCTGCTTTTGTGTCGGTCATGGTAGTTGCTGCTTTTGTGTCGGTCATGGTAGTAGTTGATTTAGAAGATATGTCGGTCATGGTAGTTGCTGTTTTGGTGTCGGTCATGGTAGTTTTGTAAACAAGGCTACAAAACTGGTTTTGTAAGTCCTTAGTGCCCTGGGCCGTCTAGTATATGAGAATGCAAGGTTTTGATTTCCTTTTTATGTATTAGAGGGTAGGGTGTCTTGAAAGTGCGAAAGGTGGGGACTATGCCTAAGCGGGTGGTTTTTGTGTGGAGATGCAAAAGAGTGCCAATAtgggttttgtatttttgtacAATTTAAAGTAAGTTTTGTGTTGAACCGTGAATACGAAATACCAAGCAGGTTTTTCTGTAGAGAtgcaatatttttgtattttttttggtgGTTAAGAGGCGGGGTTTTTTGTACCATGCTCTGACTAGTCCTCCTGAAGGTGGTTAATTCCGTGGTGCCAGATACACGGAGGCATTCAATGTTTGCCGTGTTGAACCTTCGGTATGGCCTCCATTCTTTTTACTCGAAGGGCCTTCATTTGGTTTTTACCTTACATTACAACTACACTTGATTTTTGTAAACAATGAATTTGCTAATGAAATTGCTGTTTCTGAGAATTTGTTAGTAATGTTAAAAATGTAACATTAGCTCAAATGGTTATGATGCTTCTGTGACCTGTGTATCATCAAGGTAGGGAGATTTTTCCTGCACACTGTTAATAAACACATGTAACATTTCTAGATGAGGAAGGTTAACTACATGGTTTTGCACTTCACAGGGAGCTTGGGATGTTACTTAGTGCCCTCTGTCCTTGTGGAGATTTATTACATGCGTATTTCAGTCACAACCTTTCCAGCTTGAAGATTGATATCTGCTGCAACTGGTAGTTGACCTTTGAAAGCAGCAGTGATAGGAAACCGAGAGTCTATTTTACACTGTACAACAGGTGGTTATTCTCCAAGCACACGGGTTGGTTTGAACTTCCATTGTAAAAAACATTTGTTTGTAGCTGATATTCTCTGTGTTGTTTTTCAGTTTGTGGGTGGTTTTAATATGCCCTCAGGAAAAAGATGCAAAAGAGTTTTTTCTAGTACCTTGCTTTGGAGTTGTCACCATGGTATAAGGAGTTATTTAAGTTGTATATTGTTTCTTGTTTTTACAAGTAATTTTTGGTTAAGAGTTATACTTCCTTTGCCTTATTTGCAAGTTTAACCAAGAATGCCGATCCTTTATGGTTTGAGAAGCAGTTGATGTCGAGTTCCATGAGGAAAGGAGTTCAAAATGCCATGGAGAATGTGTTGTCAGCTAAGTAAGTGATGTAGTGTTTGTACCACCTGGGATTTTACTAACCAGATTGCTATTATTAGTATTGTCCATGTGCCGGAGTGCTCAATTAGTAGCTGATATTTTCATAGGTATGACTTTTGCATGGGAGGAAGAGAAGCAGCTGAGTAAGCTGGAAGATTTCAATGTATTGGTTTCAGAGGTGGTTTTTTATGTCATTGACAATCTAGCagttttagaaatatttgtaagttTAGAAATCATTAGGGTGAGTGCTGCCGATCCAATTTTGTGTAATATCTTAGAGAGATATTTGTAAGTCTGAATAGATGTCTCTAATACAGTCTTTCAGTTTGCATTTCTATTGTTCAGCTGCTAAAAGATTAGACAAAAACAGATTCTACATGTACATTACTAATAGTGATGAATCGGTATGGGTTGTTATGAAGAGTTACATGCAGTTTTATAGTTTTGCCACCTTATGACATATTTCTGGGGAATATTTCTATTCGGGCTGGCTGAGAGAAGGAACCGATCAGTTAGATGAAAACCTATGCCAAGCATGACCAATCTGTAAATCTGTaatgaacaagaattacagATTCTAGACACTTAAAAACAGAAACCATCTCAATTCATGCACAAGCGGCCTCGAACAACACTATGAACATTCACGGAGGCATCAGCTGCAGATTCACGGAGGCATGGTTTTCCCCATAAGCTGTGGCTCCATTGGAGCCCAAAATAAATTAGagtcaaataaaacatacacaagTTGGATGAAAACCAGTTAAAAAGCAGAATTTCATTCCATCCAAAACTAGTTTCGGGACCCCAAAAGATATCCCCTTTGTACACCATAATTACAAGATCACCCTTTTGTgtaacataattttccacataGAGAAAGTAGGATTACATATTACAATTATCACCAAAAACAACATCAACATTTCCGGCATGAGTTACCCGAACCAAGCTAAAACTATTACAATTACAACAATCCAATACAACCACAATAATATTCGATGGTTCTTTTTAAgcatcctctctctttctcttactTGATCTTCCCTTTTCTGAACTTCATATTCACGAAGAAGTACATCATCCCACATATTCCAAACTTTATTCTCCCTCGTACGTAAGTTCTGATCTAGCAAATTAAATATATCCGTCCAAATGAAAAATCCACATCTCGTATCTCCCTGCACAGTAATAACATGCAGTGAACAGGATATATTACACCAAGCtcacaacaacaaaaaatgtgGGAATGTCCAAGGTAACACCGCTTTACCATATCATACTTTGGGCAGGCAAAAAAACTCCTTCCAGGATTAGACTTAGTGTGAGATGTCTTTAGTCGTGTTTTCAAGCCACACCAACAACTTGGTGATTCCAGTGGACAATCATTAGAGAACGATGAAGATTGGGATGATTCCATGCGTGATTCTGAAAAACTAAAGGCAAGTTCCAAATGCAAGCGTCTATCTCATTTACAGAATTTAATACATTGTAATAGAGCCTAGTGGATGTCTTAGCAACAAAGATTGAAGGGAATTTAAAggacataatattttaatcaaaatatGGTTCACGACTAAAGTGTAAAATCAATAAACAACATATTCAACATTTTAATCCACCATTCTTCCTGACACATTATAAACCAAATAGTCTTATAAGGAAGATACAACTTCTGCACAAAGCCTCACAATGGCCTTAGAAGACCATATTATATAGcccaaaaacaaattataaacaatgaaaatacaagtcaaaaaacaaattataaacaaTGAAAATACAGTTAAGATAATGAAGAGTATCTAAAACTGATTTCTGGTCATAGTTTTAAACTACAGGAATTTCTTAACAATTGGCTCAGAGTATGTGAGAATCATCCCGGCTGATTTTACATTTGAAGGCCAAACAAAAATCTGGTCAAAGTTTTACATCCCTACAGTTTTACAGTTTTTACAATTTTACAAGGATGTAGAAATATGGGTTTATGACCTTCACCTTCACCAATATGAAAATTCATGCACAAATACATAATCATAAAACGCTTTCCCTAAATCAGAAAACACTGACCTTCACCTTCACCAAAACACCCAAACAAAAGCATAAACAATCAAAGACTGGGGGGATTACCCAAGCAAAAGCTTATTCAGTTAATTTTTTCACATaattttttcaagagaaaatTGACATAAGACAATTCCTGAAAAGATAAATAACACGtccaaattttaataaatcatcAACAACTACTACAACCAAACAAAACTTCCAGAGATCCAACAAGATCATGTTTCCAATTTCATtcattagatttaaaaatatattatacaagCATCATCCCGTAAATCTACATGTTTATAGGATAACAAGTTATGAGCAAACTACAGACTACCCTTGACTTACCTGGTAAATTTCTTAGAGATCAATATCTGCAAAATAACCCACATATCAATAGGTTTATACATACATACGGCACCAACACCCAAAAAATTAGATTAAGATTTATACATACCAGAAGATCAAATTTGCGTACACTCGGAAcaaaactcaatattttttgactttttgagGGGGACGATGGGACGCGGGAGGATGGGCTGGTGGGGATGGGGGCTTCGCCAGGCGAGGCAGGGTTTTTGGGTGAGGATGGGACGCGGGGGGATGGGGTGGTGGGGGGATGCGACTCGggttgtgggggggggggggtgagacGGTGGGAATAGGGGCTGGGGCTTCGACGCGAGGGGATGGGGTGGTGGGGTGAGACGAAGGGAACAGGGGCTGGGGATGGGGCTTCGACGCGGGGGCTGTTTGGTGTGGGGGGATGTGACTCGGGTTGTTTGGGGGGGTTTGGTGTGCTGGGGTTGGGGCTTCgacgccggggggggggggggtttgctGGGGTTGGGGCTTCGACGCTAGGGGGGGTTTGGTGTGCTGGGGTGAGACGATAGGTCAGTGGCTGGGTATGGTGTCCTACGGGGGGTGCCAAGCGGTGGTGGGGAAAGAGAAAGATGAATGGGACGGGTTGGGGAGGGGGAAGGAGAAGGGACGGGTTGGggaaggggaagagagagaagatgattttgaaaattaactCAATGTTCAGAGCGGGGGAACACGCGAAGGGACAAGGACGTAAAATCACACTAATGCCACGTCAGGTGTATACTGGCTTCAGCCAAACAGTGGCTGATGCCCAGATTTATTCATTTCACAATCCGTAAGCTATCGCCTGTGCTTTTGAGGGCTGCTGAATAGATAAAGAATCTCGCGATGAGATCTCACGTACtacttttttttccccctcctcTCCTCcccctctctatctctctttctctaccCTCTTGCCCTTCTCGGCGGCGTTGTCTTCCAACCTAAGGTGGTTCCTGACCACCACAGCCAATGGAAGGCAACCATCGACCACGCAAGCCGTGCATGCCAAGCAACTCCATGTCCCCTCCAACGGTTGCTACTTGGATCACCAGAAACTTCTGTCGACTCAAATCCAGACCACCCTAACCAACTAGCGGCTGCAATCGACCAAGCACACAGTTTGCAAAATGCGCGCCAACATGCATGAGGAGCTCACGGCACTCCATGTCGACGGTGCCTCTTGGACCTTCAGCATCTTCTACCCACCTTGAGGTGGTCCCCGATCACCGTGGCGAGGGGAGTGGATACGGAGAGAGGGCACAGGAGGAGGGCAAGGGTGGCAGGCATGGGGGAAgggggagaaagaaagagaaaaaaaaaaatagaggaaaaacgTGGCACATTAGCATAGTGGGTGGAATCCCAGATTCCTCTATGAATAAATCTACACAGCAGCCACTATTTGGTTGCATCCAGTGCACACATGACGTGTAGACCGGGTTTATTAACACCAATGAACCGGTTTGTTCCCGTTCCGTCTCAACCCTCATTCCCCTCgttcagaaattttttcctaagCTCTGCACCTCCTCTCAAAACCATCTATGTTCTCTCCCTCCCGAGACCCATCCCACCCCACCGAAGGCATCCCCCGTTCCGTCTCAACCCTCATTCCCCTCGTTCAGAAATTTCCCCCCGAGCTCTGCACCTTCTCTCAAATCCATCCTTGTTCTCTCCCTCCCGAGACCCACCCCACCCTACCTAAGGCATCCCCCGAGCCCTCAAAGCCATCGAAACCATATCTGCACCTTCTTTCAAACCCCATGTTCTCTACCTCCCGAGACCCATCCCACCCCCCCGAAAGAAGCAGCCCGAAGCACCCCCCGAGCCCTCAAAGCCATCGAAAACCCATCTCTGCACCTTCTCTCAAACCCATCCCCGCTCTCTCCCTCCCAAGACCCATCCCACCCCCCCGAAGCACTGAGCCCTCAAAGCCATCGAAACCCATCTCTGTACCTTCTCTCAAACCCATTCATCTTCTCACCTTCCTGAAACCCATCCCTCTATaccttctctctctcaactccCAAACCCTCTGCACATTCTATCTCTTAGCTgcccaaccccaacccctttGTCTCAAGTCTGTTGGCTTTCCATTCTCGagtaaagattttatttttaatatttatagcaCAAGATTATAATTCTGCGTCTGGAGATAAAATCAGGAAGAACGAAGAATCGAATCTCAGATTTTTGGTTTATTcccttttttattgtttttttcttctctgttttctcagcaaccaaacataaGGCTACGGACTTTTGCATGCAGTAGATTTTGCTGTCGAGGGAGGAGGGTGCTTCACGATCTAATTTTGAATAGTGATGAAAAAATGAAACCGTATTGAATCAAAATGGTGCGTTTTggttggttaaaaaaaaaaaaatagaagttgcCACGTAGTGAGTGCAATGTGTGCACTGCTACAGTGGCTTCTCCGTAGATCGACTCTTCCTCTATATCTAGAGtgtttttctttacttttcaatAAGGTTCCCTatgacttaaaaaaaatagttttatacctatcttattttttaatcggagaattttataaaaaaatatatattatgtttttaatatttttttacatgacATCAAATAATTAGtagataaataaaacataataaatattttttaattgtttaatgTTGTCAGATGATAAGATGATgactagcattactctttaatatttttaaacgtAAAACATGTTAATATTGTTAGTATGTTAATTTGTGTTAGCAATGGATCTTTACTGTTTATGAGATCAATGTTGAAGTCATAATGCCTAATTCAACGAGCTATAGGTAGAAAGTAATTTCCTTTGTAACCATTACacgagatttaaaatataaatgtatAACACTAATtacatatttcattttcatgatGCTTACAAGAATTATAAATGTTAAGGATGTGCCTCACACACCAATAATCGTGTCTAGGGGTGAGCTCTACGACAGAGTCGGAGAGCCCACCTCCAACTTCGACTTGAGTCAGACGTAATTTcagactccgactctgactccaaTGGGAGTCGAAGTTCGACCCCAATCGAAGTTGCTGGAGTCGGAGTGAGAAGGTTAGagctatagagagagagagagagagagagagagagagagagagagagagagagagagagagagagagagagagagagagagagagagagagatggcccAGTCGGCAATTTTATGACACACCGGTGGACATCCATCAATCTCCTTGTGTGAAGGAGACTTCCCACCGTGCATTTGTTCGTCTGGAAGATGGGtcgacaaaaacaaaaaataaaaagtgagaaAGGAGGAGAGTTAGTGCTGAAGGTAGGAGATGAATACTGAGAGATCTATCCCAAAAGGCAAAAGCTAATTAATGAAAGAAATTAATCAAAGAACGGGAGTGATGTATGTGTATGAAGGAGTGGGTCTTGGGTTCTGCTTCGGTATTGCTCTgtcaataaagaaaatgaaggggAGGGAACAAAAAGTAGTTTAATGAGAGTGGAGAATGAGAGATTTACGTAAGAGaggaaagataaaaaataaataaataaaaaaagagagaatttcaagtttcaagaatatattaataaatttgtttattattaataaagtttaaaggttgaaaaaaaaaagtttaaaggcTATAAAGTATAAAGTAGCATACCTATAAAATTAAAGCAATAATAAACAATGCatctatattttcaaaatgctaaaaaaacaaaagatatcaTACAACATAAAGAATCAACAGTATAATACAAGAGAGAAGTTCCAATgcatgaaaattttttttatcaaagttCGTGTTGaattcaagatttcaagtttcatgtaattataaatctacacatagattttgatgataacaaatgaattcaaagaataaaggagtttcaagctcaagttgttcacacaatggaatcaagcacatcaaagaaccaagcatgagcaagaaagaaacaagttcacattaaaattatagagtaatgttgtaaatctcttaaaattcgatattaggattaatgctcaaaattaatattttatcataaagcattaaaatacattttccacatgtgcatgaatatttttgaaaa
This genomic window from Carya illinoinensis cultivar Pawnee chromosome 7, C.illinoinensisPawnee_v1, whole genome shotgun sequence contains:
- the LOC122316248 gene encoding protein FAR1-RELATED SEQUENCE 5-like; this translates as MGEEEDGMAPRPPTMDSQSLMTSQNTFGDPNDVPDHNLYPPNSSNPEYFQQQFSAFPESSENVGCTFSDAADEMLFDINEDLEGTTVIPDDEVRVETPRAGMEFVSENELMDYYKKYAKQEGFGVRTQRTKRDDEGRSVYVTIGCARGGKYQPKNINMSKPRATTKTDCKAKINATLNKNDKWVITTVESAHNHITVSPKKTRLLRSHRHLDEHS
- the LOC122316249 gene encoding protein FAR-RED IMPAIRED RESPONSE 1-like, translating into MNKNYLSLVVEAGGFENLEFQERDCRNFIDKSRHLRLGKGGGDALYDYFQRMRKQNDGFVSSMDVDDDGRLRNVFWADAWSLSAYEYFGDVVTFDTTYLTNRYDMPFAPFVGVNHHGHSILLGAGLLSSEDTQSFVWLFRTWLDCMNGQAPKAIITDQDRAMKNAIQIVFPETRHRYCLWHIMRKLPEKLGSHSHFSTGLKTSIQSALYDSQTCREFEEMWGELLDKYDLRGNNWLNSLYEERSYWVPVYLKDVFWADMSTTQRSESMNAFFDGKKVEVETTADFNSSNQMIPCVSPFNFEKQFQKVYTNAKFKEFQKELMGLMCCNCTLVTKQGCISTFDILDEISIHDCNKIVHYTLYYNEEEYRYVLDRWRKDQKRTYTLIKSSYDDVRASGDSWRYEMVVKRCMKLATKISPSDERVNAFLKVVDDFDSRCNDVTFGTTSESTEVGPNVDTADKGKKILSPNVVRGKGRPPSKRKVPPVEKITRKRKACRKILHDQTQLGDTTTSEFMDQSNDGVGVGVGTQTSSVTQLNISGNQELSFTSFRYAAIIDLLLLCRSW